The Thermodesulfobacteriota bacterium genomic sequence TACTCCACTAATAGTAATTACCTCCCTCATAATCGGATTATTTGCGGTGATAGCGACCCCTCGTGAGGAGGAGCCTCAGATAATAGTCCCGATGATAGACGTTTTCGTCTCTTATCCCGGGGCCTCTGCTAAGGAGGTAGAGGAACGGGTTACAAAGCCTATGGGGAAACTCCTCTGGGAGATAAAGGGGGTCGAGTACATATATACGATGTCAAGGCCCGGTATGAGCATAGCAATCGTTAGGTTCTACGTGGGCGAAAACATGGAGGACAGCATCGTCAAGCTTTATAACAAGCTCATGTCCAATTTTGACAAGATACCCCCAGGCGTGTCAGAGCCGCTGGTAAAACCCAAATCCATAGACGACGTTCCCATACTTACTTACACCCTCTGGAGCGAGATATACGGCGGCTACGAACTAAGAAGAATCGCATTTGAAGTGGCAGAAGAACTCAAAAAAGACAAGGATGTATCCGAATTCCAAATAATTGGGGGGCAGAGAAGACAGGTAAAAATAGACTTGGAACCACAGCGTCTGCGGGCATACAATATTTCCCCGCTTCATATCGCCGATACCCTGGCAAAAGCCAATTCTGTGCTGCCATCCGGAGCTTTCTCTTCAAGCAACCAGGAATTCATCGTAAAAACAGGGGGATTCCTCAGGGACTCTGAGGAAGTGGGAAACGTGGTGGTTGGCATACAGAATGGAAAACCCATTTATCTTAGGGACGTGTCTCATATAGAAGATGCACCGGAAGAGCCGTCAAACTACGTATTTATGGGTTTTGGCCCCGCTTCTAAAAAACAACCGGTAGGGCTCTACGAAGCGGTAACCATCTCCATATCAAAGAAGAAAGGAACAAACGCCACCCATATCGCCGAAAGAATGGAGGAAAAGATCGAATCCCTCGGTGAAAATATTATCCCCGCCGGTGTAGAGATAGAAACGACCAGAAACTACGGTGACACGGCAAAGGAAAAGTCGGATGAGCTTCTAAAACACATGCTCATCGCCGCAATCTCGGTAACCCTTCTCGTAGCGTTTGCCCTTGGATGGAGGGAATCCATAGTGATCGCCGTAGCCGTGCCGGTAACCCTGGCACTCACAATTTTTGTAACCTATATGTACGGCTATACGCTGAATCGAGTCACCCTATTTGCCCTTATTTTCTCGATAGGGATCCTGGTCGACGATGCCATCGTCGTGGTCGAGAATATACATCGCCATTTCAGGATGGGTAAGGTTGACCCTGAGACCGCAGTGCTAGCGGTGGATGAAGTGGGAAACCCAACCATACTTGCAACATTCACCGTGATAGCCGCCCTACTTCCTATGGCGTTTGTCTCAGGCCTTATGGGACCTTACATGCGTCCTATTCCAGTAGGGGCATCGGCGGCGATGCTGATATCTCTTTTCATCGCCTTCATCATCAGCCCTTGGCTTAGCTATATAGTGCTTGGAGGCGTAAAGAATCTTGGGAATAGTGAGAAGGAAGAGAGCAAAATATTAGGTGCTCTTAACCGTGTATATGAGCGTAACCTTCGAGGTCTCCTGGAGAGCGGAAGAAAGAGAATTAAGCTCTACGGACTGGTCATTCTCCTTCTTTTGGGCTCGTTTCTACTGATAATCCTAAAAGTAGTTACGGTGAAAATGCTTCCCTTTGATAACAAGAGCGAACTTCAGGTTATTATTGATATGCCGGAAGGAGTTACTCTCGAGGAAACTGCAGCCTTATCCAGGGCCATTGGGGAATATCTGAAGACCGTCCCGGAAGTTGCAAATTACCAATTGTATATCGGTACCGCCGCTCCATTTAACTTCAACGGTCTAGTCAGACATTATTTTTTGAGGGAAGGAAGCAATGTCTCGGACATTCAGGTGAATTTTGTTCCTAAAGGAGAAAGAAGTGCTCAGAGTCATGATATTGCAAAAAGAATAAGGCCTGGAATCAAGGAGATTGGCGACAAGTATAATGCCCGGATAAAAGTGGTAGAAATCCCACCGGGACCTCCCGTACTCAGCACACTCGTTGCCGAGATATACGGCCCCGACCTTAATAGGCAGGTTGAGATAGCCAAAGAAGTAATGAAGATATTCGAGAGCACAGACGGGGTCGTCGATGTCGACTGGTATGTCGAAGACGACCAGAAGAAAATAGTATTGGATGTTGATAAGGAAAAGGCGGCTTACAGTGACATAAGCACCGATTCCGTCTCAAAGAGTCTTCGAATGGTATTGGCCGGTATGACCGTAGGACTTGTGCATATGGAAAAGGAGAAGGAACCGGTAGAGCTTTTTTTGAGAGCGCCCATCTCGGAGAGAGCGGGCATAGACAACCTCAAGGAAGTAACGATTATGTCTTCAAACGGCAATTCGGTGAATCTGTCCGAACTGGTGAAGGTTAGAGAGACTACGGAGGACAAGACCATTTATGGAAAGAATCTAAAGCGTGCTGTTTACGTAATTGGTGATGTAGCCGGGAAAGAGGAAAGCCCGGTATACGCCATACTGAAAATGAAGGAGAAGATAAAAGAGCTCAAATTGCCCGAGGGTTACGAATTAAGACAGTATTTTAAGGACCAGCCTAAACTCGAGTACGAGTATTCAATGAAGTGGGACGGGGAGTGGCACATCACCTATGAGGTATTTAGAGACCTGGGGATCGCTTTTGTCGGAGTGCTGGTTTTAATCTACGTAATGGTAGTGGGATGGTTCAGGTCGTTCATAATCCCCCTGGTGATCATGGCTCCTATCCCGCTTTCACTCATTGGAATTCTCCCCGGACATGCCTTAATGGGGGCATTCTTCACGGCAACATCCATGATTGGATTTATAGCCGGAGCAGGCATAGTGGTTAGAAATTCAATCATACTGGTTGACTTTATAGAACTAAAACTCTCCGAAGGCAAGCCTCTTAAAGAAGCTATCGTTCAGGCCGGAGTAATAAGGTTTAGGCCCATGCTTCTCACCGCTTCGGCGGTCGTAGTGGGCTCGTCGGTTATCCTTTTTGATCCTATATTTCAGGGCATGGCCATTTCCCTGATGGCCGGAGAGGTTGCCGCAACGCTCCTCTCAAGGACAATGGTTCCGGTCCTTTACTACGAATACAAGAAAAGAACCCGGACTCAGAATCAAAAAAAATCAAATCTCTTCTAAGCCTCGTGATAAATGGGTTGGCCGAGTTCCTTGAGAGAAAAATTATGGAATACATGATGGCCATCGTAATCCAGAACCCGAAGATCATCTGTCTGGTACAGGTCGCCCATGATTACGTCGAAGTGAGTTCCGTATCTCTTTTTTACCTCTTCAACCGGAACTTCATAGGCAATGAACTTCTTTATTCCCTTTGCAGTTAGTTTCTCGATTAGTTTGGGATCAGAGATAGAATCGTAACTGGTTAAAATGAGAATCGGCCCAGTACCCGTAAAAAAGATGCCCGCCTTCATTACTCTACCCTCCCCTATTTGAATCTCCTTTATCCATCTCTTATTATAAGAGATTCTAACGACAGGTTAAATATTATTTAGAAAGCAAACAAAG encodes the following:
- a CDS encoding efflux RND transporter permease subunit, with product MGIAGRIANTFIKSKLTPLIVITSLIIGLFAVIATPREEEPQIIVPMIDVFVSYPGASAKEVEERVTKPMGKLLWEIKGVEYIYTMSRPGMSIAIVRFYVGENMEDSIVKLYNKLMSNFDKIPPGVSEPLVKPKSIDDVPILTYTLWSEIYGGYELRRIAFEVAEELKKDKDVSEFQIIGGQRRQVKIDLEPQRLRAYNISPLHIADTLAKANSVLPSGAFSSSNQEFIVKTGGFLRDSEEVGNVVVGIQNGKPIYLRDVSHIEDAPEEPSNYVFMGFGPASKKQPVGLYEAVTISISKKKGTNATHIAERMEEKIESLGENIIPAGVEIETTRNYGDTAKEKSDELLKHMLIAAISVTLLVAFALGWRESIVIAVAVPVTLALTIFVTYMYGYTLNRVTLFALIFSIGILVDDAIVVVENIHRHFRMGKVDPETAVLAVDEVGNPTILATFTVIAALLPMAFVSGLMGPYMRPIPVGASAAMLISLFIAFIISPWLSYIVLGGVKNLGNSEKEESKILGALNRVYERNLRGLLESGRKRIKLYGLVILLLLGSFLLIILKVVTVKMLPFDNKSELQVIIDMPEGVTLEETAALSRAIGEYLKTVPEVANYQLYIGTAAPFNFNGLVRHYFLREGSNVSDIQVNFVPKGERSAQSHDIAKRIRPGIKEIGDKYNARIKVVEIPPGPPVLSTLVAEIYGPDLNRQVEIAKEVMKIFESTDGVVDVDWYVEDDQKKIVLDVDKEKAAYSDISTDSVSKSLRMVLAGMTVGLVHMEKEKEPVELFLRAPISERAGIDNLKEVTIMSSNGNSVNLSELVKVRETTEDKTIYGKNLKRAVYVIGDVAGKEESPVYAILKMKEKIKELKLPEGYELRQYFKDQPKLEYEYSMKWDGEWHITYEVFRDLGIAFVGVLVLIYVMVVGWFRSFIIPLVIMAPIPLSLIGILPGHALMGAFFTATSMIGFIAGAGIVVRNSIILVDFIELKLSEGKPLKEAIVQAGVIRFRPMLLTASAVVVGSSVILFDPIFQGMAISLMAGEVAATLLSRTMVPVLYYEYKKRTRTQNQKKSNLF